The following coding sequences lie in one Paroedura picta isolate Pp20150507F chromosome 10, Ppicta_v3.0, whole genome shotgun sequence genomic window:
- the LOC143819371 gene encoding estradiol 17-beta-dehydrogenase 11-like yields MNALLDFLQLLVIIIYSYLESLVKLFIPVKRKSVSGEIVLITGAGHGLGRRTAYEFAKRQSKLVLWDINKHGVEETAEACRKLGATAHAFTVDCSNREEIYSAAEKVKRDIGDVSILVNNAGVVAAADFLSTQDKQIQKTFEVNILAHHWTTKAFLPAMLKNNYGHIVTVASAGGHIVVPFLVSYCSSKFAAVGFHKSLTLELSALGKDGIKTSCLCPVFINTGFIKHPRSRLLPLLEPDKVANKLIDGILCNQKMIFVPPFVKFSLFFERILPERALRAMEKFLKVQFDAVVGYGEKENILESKAK; encoded by the exons CATATTTGGAATCCTTGGTGAAACTTTTCATTcctgtgaagagaaaatcagtcAGCGGTGAAATTGTACTTATCACTGGAGCAGGACATGGTCTTGGAAGACGTACAGCTTATGAATTTGCCAAGCGTCAAAGCAAACTGGTTCTCTGGGATATAAACAAG CATGGTGTTGAAGAAACAGCTGAAGCATGCAGAAAGCTGGGAGCCACAGCCCATGCATTTACAGTGGACTGCAGCAATAGGGAAGAAATCTACAGTGCTGCAGAGAAA gTGAAAAGAGACATTGGAGATGTGAGTATCCTGGTGAATAATGCTGGAGTGGTAGCAGCCGCCGATTTTCTTTCCACCCAGGACAAGCAGATCCAAAAAACCTTTGAGGTCAACATTCTTGCTCATCACTGG ACAACGAAAGCCTTCCTGCCAGCAATGTTAAAAAACAACTATGGCCATATTGTCACAGTTGCATCAGCTGGCGGGCACATAGTGGTTCCTTTCCTGGTTTCTTACTG TTCAAGCAAGTTCGCAGCTGttgggtttcacaaaagcctgactCTAGAATTGTCTGCATTGGGGAAAGATGGGATCAAAACTTCATGCCTTTGTCCAGTTTTTATAAACACTGGCTTTATAAAACATCCACGTTCAAG ATTATTACCTCTCCTGGAGCCTGACAAAGTGGCAAATAAACTCATAGATGGAATACTTTGCAACCAAAAAATGATATTTGTTCCACCATTTGTCAAATTCAGCCTGTTCTTTGAAAG AATTCTACCAGAACGTGCCTTAAGGGCTATGGAGaaattcttaaaagtacaatttgATGCAGTTGTTGGATATGGTGAAAAAGAAAATATACTGGAGTCTAAAGCAAAATAA
- the LOC143819373 gene encoding estradiol 17-beta-dehydrogenase 11-like, protein MHLLLEIPLFLLIVLYSYLEAFVKLFIPAKRKSVTGEIVLITGAGHGLGRATAYEFAKHHCRLVLWDINKHGVEETAVECRKLGAEAHAFGVDCSKKEEIYSVAEKVKKEIGDVSILMNNAGVISTTDLLSTGDHEIQKTFEVNILAHYWISKAFLPTMMKNNHGHIVTVASAVGHIVAPFIVPYCSSKFAAVGFHRALTQELIALKKNGVQTSCVCPMFINSNFVKNPSSRLMPPLEPEEVAKQVMEGILTNRRMIFVPPLLKVSIMLDRLLPAHAIPALWRLNDLKFDVTVAYKDKDK, encoded by the exons ATGCATCTCTTGCTGGAGATCCCCTTGTTTTTACTGATTGTCCTCTACTCCTACTTGGAGGCTTTCGTCAAGCTTTTCATACCTGCAAAGAGGAAGTCTGTCACTGGAGAGATTGTCCTGATCACCGGAGCTGGCCACGGACTTGGGCGAGCCACGGCTTACGAATTTGCAAAGCATCACTGCCGGTTGGTTCTCTGGGACATCAATAAG CACGGCGTTGAAGAAACGGCTGTCGAATGCAGAAAATTGGGAGCCGAGGCCCATGCCTTTGGGGTAGACTGCAGCAAGAAGGAGGAAATCTACAGCGTGGCAGAGAAG GTGAAAAAGGAAATTGGAGATGTGTCTATCCTGATGAACAATGCTGGTGTGATCTCCACCACTGATCTGCTGTCAACTGGGGACCACGAGATTCAGAAGACATTTGAAGTCAACATTCTTGCTCATTACTGG ATTTCAAAAGCATTCTTGCCGACCATGATGAAGAACAACCATGGCCACATTGTCACCGTGGCATCTGCAGTTGGTCACATAGTAGCTCCTTTCATCGTGCCTTATTG CTCCAGCAAGTTTGCTGCTGTCGGCTTCCACAGAGCTTTGACACAGGAACTGATTGCTCTGAAAAAGAACGGGGTTCAGACGTCTTGCGTGTGTCCTATGTTTATAAATAGCAATTTCGTCAAAAACCCGTCTTCAAG ACTGATGCCACCCCTGGAGCCGGAAGAAGTAGCAAAGCAAGTAATGGAGGGGATACTGACCAATCGGAGGATGATTTTTGTCCCACCACTTCTGAAAGTCAGCATAATGCTGGATAG GTTACTTCCAGCTCATGCAATTCCAGCTCTGTGGAGGCTGAATGACCTTAAATTTGATGTCACTGTTGCATATAAGGACAAAgacaaataa